From the genome of Ectobacillus sp. JY-23, one region includes:
- a CDS encoding iron ABC transporter permease — protein sequence MTERKRILFPATLLVGICVCIASFAAAMVFGAADVTAKDVWLALTSKVSGDKLTVIREIRLPREVAAMFVGASLAVAGAIMQGITRNPLADPGLLGLTAGANAALAVTLALIPSVSYFGTTLACFIGATAGALLVFGIGSAKKGGFSPIRIVLAGSAISAFLYACTDGISIYFKISKDVSMWTAGGTVGITWAQLQTILPFLALGMMIALFLSKQLTILSLSEEVAIGLGQKTIQVKVVLFVVTVLLAGASVALVGNMAFIGLMVPHIVRIFVGTNYQYILPMSIVTGATFMLLADTLARTINAPYETPVAAIIAILGLPFFLFIVRKGGKALS from the coding sequence ATGACCGAAAGAAAACGGATTCTCTTCCCTGCGACCTTACTCGTAGGTATATGTGTATGCATCGCATCCTTTGCAGCAGCCATGGTCTTTGGCGCAGCTGATGTTACTGCCAAAGACGTATGGCTCGCTCTTACTTCCAAGGTATCCGGGGACAAATTGACTGTTATTCGTGAAATTCGCCTGCCCCGTGAAGTCGCCGCTATGTTTGTGGGCGCGTCTCTAGCTGTAGCCGGGGCTATTATGCAAGGGATAACGCGAAACCCATTAGCTGACCCAGGCTTGCTTGGTCTTACGGCAGGTGCGAACGCAGCTTTGGCTGTGACACTGGCTCTCATTCCATCTGTGTCGTATTTTGGCACGACGCTTGCTTGCTTTATTGGCGCTACTGCAGGTGCGTTGCTTGTATTCGGCATCGGATCGGCAAAAAAGGGCGGCTTCTCGCCCATTCGCATCGTGTTAGCCGGCTCTGCGATTTCCGCCTTTTTATATGCCTGTACAGACGGCATCAGTATTTATTTTAAAATTTCAAAAGATGTGTCAATGTGGACGGCAGGTGGTACAGTCGGCATTACATGGGCTCAGCTCCAAACTATACTGCCATTTCTTGCGCTAGGTATGATGATCGCTCTTTTCCTATCCAAACAGCTTACAATTTTAAGCCTAAGTGAAGAAGTTGCTATAGGACTTGGTCAAAAGACGATACAAGTAAAGGTTGTTTTATTTGTAGTAACTGTGCTGCTTGCCGGGGCTTCTGTTGCACTTGTCGGCAACATGGCGTTTATCGGGCTCATGGTGCCTCATATTGTGCGAATATTTGTTGGAACAAACTATCAATATATTTTACCAATGTCCATCGTGACCGGCGCAACATTCATGCTACTTGCCGATACGTTGGCGAGAACCATTAATGCGCCTTATGAAACACCAGTTGCGGCCATCATCGCCATACTTGGTTTGCCCTTCTTTTTGTTTATCGTGCGCAAAGGAGGTAAAGCGTTATCATGA
- a CDS encoding iron ABC transporter permease, translated as MIHPSILRKQRIILGITTTFILFTIIIGIGLGQASLSYDRLLPTLLGQGTFKEEFVLFSLRLPRIVITLLAGMALALSGAILQSITRNDLADPGIIGINAGAGAAIAVFFLYFPIDSSSFIYMLPVVAFIGALLTATLIYLFAYNKQTGMQPVHLVLIGVGFSMALSGIMIVLISSAERAKVDFIAKWLAGNVWGADWPFILAILPWLLLFIPFTLYKANRLNILNLSEPIAIGVGISIQKERIMLLVAAVALAASAVSVTGGIAFIGLMGPHIAKALVGSRHQLFIPVAVLLGGWLLLLADTIGRNLAEPDGIAAGIIVAFIGAPYFVYLLLKNET; from the coding sequence ATGATTCATCCGTCCATCTTACGAAAACAACGCATCATTCTCGGCATTACAACCACATTTATCCTATTTACAATTATCATCGGCATAGGATTAGGACAAGCATCTTTGTCATATGACCGCCTACTTCCTACTTTACTTGGACAAGGCACTTTTAAAGAAGAATTTGTACTGTTTTCACTTCGTTTACCGCGCATTGTCATTACCCTGTTGGCCGGAATGGCGCTGGCGTTATCAGGAGCCATCCTACAAAGTATTACGCGCAATGACTTAGCCGATCCGGGTATTATCGGTATAAATGCTGGAGCGGGTGCGGCAATTGCGGTGTTCTTTTTGTACTTCCCGATTGACTCCAGCTCTTTCATTTACATGTTGCCAGTGGTGGCATTCATTGGTGCTTTATTGACTGCGACACTCATTTATCTGTTTGCTTATAACAAACAAACCGGTATGCAGCCTGTTCACCTTGTGCTTATCGGTGTTGGTTTTTCAATGGCCTTGTCAGGTATTATGATTGTCCTTATCTCTTCCGCTGAACGTGCCAAAGTCGATTTTATTGCAAAGTGGCTCGCCGGAAATGTGTGGGGTGCAGATTGGCCGTTCATTCTAGCTATCTTACCTTGGTTACTGCTGTTTATTCCGTTTACGTTATATAAAGCCAACCGTTTAAACATTCTTAATTTAAGTGAACCAATCGCTATAGGTGTTGGTATTTCTATTCAAAAAGAACGCATTATGCTGTTAGTTGCCGCGGTTGCATTAGCTGCTTCCGCCGTTTCCGTTACAGGTGGTATTGCTTTTATCGGCCTAATGGGGCCGCATATTGCAAAAGCACTTGTCGGCTCTCGCCATCAGTTATTTATTCCGGTTGCTGTTTTACTTGGAGGATGGCTACTTTTGCTTGCCGATACCATCGGTCGTAATCTAGCTGAACCGGACGGCATCGCCGCAGGAATTATAGTCGCCTTTATCGGAGCGCCGTATTTTGTGTACTTATTATTGAAAAATGAAACGTAA
- a CDS encoding LysE family translocator encodes MDLYIWKGLVIGLSLAAPVGPIGLLCIRRTLTQGRINGFVSGLGAASADAVYGMIAAFGLTFITEFLLGQKTWLQLVGGAFLCYLGIKTILSKVAHTPANAQGKQLLSAYSSVFFLTLTNPMTILSFIGIFAGLGVAAGDTTSSLTLVIGIFLGSALWWLFLATIAGVFKERMNTQALTWVNRVSGVILIIVGSIALFV; translated from the coding sequence ATGGATTTATATATCTGGAAAGGGCTAGTCATTGGTTTGTCACTTGCGGCACCAGTGGGACCAATTGGCTTACTTTGCATTCGTAGAACATTAACACAGGGCAGGATAAATGGCTTTGTATCAGGTCTTGGCGCAGCTAGTGCTGATGCAGTATATGGTATGATTGCAGCGTTCGGTTTAACATTCATTACTGAATTTTTATTAGGCCAGAAGACTTGGTTACAGCTTGTGGGTGGTGCTTTTTTATGCTATTTAGGAATAAAAACTATTCTTTCAAAAGTTGCACATACACCTGCTAATGCACAAGGAAAACAATTACTGAGTGCGTATTCTTCAGTATTTTTTCTAACTTTAACTAATCCGATGACGATTTTATCATTTATTGGTATTTTTGCTGGTCTTGGTGTAGCAGCTGGAGATACTACTTCCTCGCTTACTCTTGTAATTGGTATATTTCTAGGTTCCGCGCTATGGTGGCTTTTTCTTGCCACTATAGCAGGTGTATTTAAAGAACGTATGAATACGCAGGCTTTAACGTGGGTAAATAGGGTATCGGGAGTCATTCTTATTATAGTTGGAAGTATAGCTTTATTTGTATGA
- the cyoE gene encoding heme o synthase — MRSDVKVEQSMQEASLELEKQNLSKVLAETVKTGIIKSNLLAMFAGLALALYKDSISPFDKLPEIFFSMIGSILVIGAAGAFNNLYDRDIDSIMERTKTRPTVTGTIQAKSVLLLGTVMTIVGLGTLALATPLAALFGLLGLFFYVVPYTMWSKRRTIYNTEIGSISGAMPPLIGWAAISSDLMHPGIIGLFLFMVLWQMPHFYAIAIRRHDEYKAANVPMLPVVKGFKRTYIQTNVYLVILIAASFLFASVSTGILLVSLILSIGWFALSIVGRKKMEIEKWAKTMFLYSLAHITILFATIIVYSFMGTFFKL, encoded by the coding sequence ATGCGAAGTGATGTGAAGGTAGAACAAAGTATGCAAGAAGCCTCTTTGGAGCTGGAGAAACAGAATTTGTCCAAAGTACTGGCAGAAACCGTAAAAACGGGTATTATTAAATCCAATTTATTGGCGATGTTCGCCGGATTGGCATTAGCTTTATATAAGGACAGTATTAGTCCATTCGATAAACTCCCTGAGATTTTCTTTTCCATGATCGGTTCTATATTAGTTATCGGTGCGGCAGGTGCATTTAACAACCTATATGACCGGGACATCGATTCCATTATGGAGCGTACAAAAACGCGCCCAACGGTAACCGGGACTATCCAAGCGAAATCTGTGTTATTGTTAGGAACTGTGATGACAATTGTCGGTCTTGGCACATTAGCCCTGGCCACACCACTTGCGGCGTTGTTTGGTTTACTTGGTTTGTTTTTCTATGTGGTACCATATACAATGTGGTCAAAGCGCCGCACTATATACAACACAGAAATTGGTAGTATTTCAGGTGCGATGCCGCCGCTGATTGGATGGGCTGCAATTAGTTCAGACTTGATGCATCCAGGTATTATTGGATTGTTCCTATTCATGGTGTTATGGCAGATGCCGCATTTTTATGCAATTGCGATTCGTAGACACGATGAATACAAAGCTGCAAACGTACCGATGCTACCCGTTGTCAAAGGATTCAAACGCACGTATATCCAAACAAATGTGTACTTAGTTATCTTAATTGCAGCAAGCTTTTTATTCGCTTCTGTAAGCACAGGTATTTTACTTGTATCTCTCATCTTAAGTATTGGTTGGTTTGCGCTTAGTATTGTTGGCCGTAAAAAGATGGAGATTGAAAAATGGGCAAAGACAATGTTTTTGTATTCGCTTGCGCACATTACCATTTTATTTGCGACCATCATTGTTTACTCATTTATGGGTACGTTTTTTAAATTATAA
- a CDS encoding DUF3221 domain-containing protein, translated as MYKLLCTLLLLLGCTACTANEPKQEPIIFQGIVEEVDETARTLLVQSETHGTVRVAIPAKDEVKKYSLKQEVSVWIVGGLQESNPAQGKASRIEVLEGLMLPEESPSTKL; from the coding sequence ATGTATAAACTGTTATGCACGCTGTTATTACTGCTAGGCTGCACAGCCTGTACGGCAAACGAACCAAAACAAGAGCCGATTATCTTTCAAGGTATTGTCGAAGAGGTAGATGAAACAGCGCGCACGTTGCTCGTACAAAGTGAAACGCATGGAACAGTACGTGTTGCCATCCCTGCAAAAGATGAAGTGAAAAAATACAGTCTTAAGCAGGAAGTTTCCGTTTGGATAGTGGGTGGCTTGCAAGAAAGCAATCCAGCCCAAGGCAAAGCATCACGCATCGAAGTTTTAGAAGGGCTTATGCTACCCGAGGAATCACCTAGTACAAAGTTATAA
- a CDS encoding PHB depolymerase family esterase, with the protein MLKKLKLMVLIVFIFTIVIPSVSAAGSFTAKTYNSRTYKIYVPSGYQPGTKVPLVVMLHGCTQNPDDFAAGTQMNAVAEANNFLVIYPQQDSTYNANKCWNWFDPNHQSRGSGEPALIAGMVNQVKSQYTVDDNRVYVTGLSAGGAMSVIMGATYPDIFAAIGVGSGLEYKAATTQTAAFTAMSSGGPNPTQQGQAAYTGMGGYKRVVPTIVFHGSSDTTVAPVNGNQILTQWAQTNDLADDGTDNNSISDTAAQTINGQVPNGRSYTQYIYHDKNGMNVMEKYIVTSMGHAWSGGSSAGSYTDTQGPNASTLMWSFFNNHPKNISVQTTASPAGGTYAGAVNVTLSTNVAANTYYTTDGSTPTTSSSIYTGPISINASTTLKYFSIDTNGNTEAVQTQSYTIGTDTTPPVTTVNSAGGTYTNAVTIQLSTNEAASTYYTTDGSTPTVNSTRYTGPFTLSGTTTLKYFSIDVSGNAEAVQTQTYTINVSQATLLSIGTEDGFVGQLSADSFSATTSKVGDKGMYNTDTYRTVLSFDTTQIPAGAAIKEVKLRVYRKSLSGTVNSVTVDMVSGAFGGTSTLQQSDYNAAASVTNIGTLGVPTANDTYTEITLPTSALSYINTSGRTQFRLKANTTASFAANTLTFYGGEDGTYSPSLIVTY; encoded by the coding sequence ATGTTAAAAAAGCTCAAATTGATGGTGCTAATCGTGTTTATATTTACAATTGTGATACCGAGCGTCAGTGCTGCTGGAAGCTTTACAGCTAAAACCTATAATAGTAGAACATATAAAATATATGTGCCAAGTGGCTATCAGCCTGGTACCAAGGTACCGCTTGTTGTAATGTTGCATGGATGTACACAAAATCCGGACGATTTCGCTGCTGGCACACAGATGAATGCAGTAGCAGAAGCAAACAATTTCCTTGTAATATATCCTCAGCAAGATTCTACCTATAATGCAAACAAATGCTGGAATTGGTTTGATCCAAATCATCAATCGCGAGGCAGCGGCGAGCCTGCACTTATTGCCGGTATGGTGAATCAAGTCAAAAGTCAGTATACAGTTGATGACAATCGTGTATATGTAACGGGACTATCAGCAGGAGGTGCGATGTCTGTTATTATGGGAGCAACGTATCCGGACATCTTTGCTGCAATTGGCGTTGGTTCAGGTTTAGAATATAAGGCGGCAACCACACAAACAGCGGCGTTCACCGCAATGAGTAGCGGCGGTCCGAACCCAACGCAGCAGGGTCAAGCTGCCTATACTGGAATGGGAGGCTATAAGAGAGTGGTGCCAACAATTGTATTCCATGGTAGCTCCGACACGACGGTAGCGCCGGTGAATGGCAACCAAATCCTAACACAATGGGCACAAACCAACGATTTAGCCGATGACGGTACAGATAATAACAGTATTTCCGATACGGCGGCGCAAACAATAAATGGACAAGTACCTAATGGGCGTAGCTATACACAGTATATTTATCATGATAAAAACGGTATGAATGTGATGGAAAAGTATATTGTTACCTCTATGGGACATGCATGGTCAGGTGGCAGTAGCGCAGGGTCTTATACAGATACGCAAGGTCCAAACGCCAGCACCCTCATGTGGTCGTTCTTTAACAATCACCCAAAGAATATTTCCGTACAAACAACAGCCAGTCCAGCAGGTGGAACGTATGCAGGTGCTGTCAACGTAACACTCAGCACCAATGTAGCGGCAAACACGTATTACACAACGGACGGTTCAACACCAACTACTTCTTCCTCGATATATACAGGGCCAATCTCTATCAATGCAAGCACAACGTTAAAATATTTCAGTATAGACACAAACGGTAATACAGAGGCCGTTCAAACGCAAAGCTATACAATTGGAACAGATACGACACCACCAGTAACAACGGTTAATTCAGCAGGTGGAACATACACAAATGCGGTTACAATTCAATTGTCAACGAACGAAGCAGCCAGCACGTACTATACGACAGATGGCTCGACACCAACCGTTAACTCGACAAGATATACAGGACCATTTACCCTCAGCGGGACAACAACGTTAAAGTACTTTAGCATAGATGTAAGCGGAAATGCGGAAGCTGTCCAAACGCAAACTTATACAATTAACGTATCGCAAGCGACACTGCTTTCAATTGGTACGGAGGACGGATTCGTTGGACAGTTAAGCGCGGATTCTTTTAGTGCGACAACTTCTAAAGTTGGCGATAAAGGGATGTATAACACAGACACATACCGTACTGTTCTGTCCTTTGATACAACACAAATTCCAGCAGGTGCAGCAATTAAAGAAGTCAAGTTGCGTGTCTATCGTAAATCCTTATCAGGAACCGTAAATAGTGTTACGGTAGACATGGTGAGCGGAGCTTTTGGCGGAACAAGTACACTCCAGCAAAGTGATTACAATGCCGCGGCTTCTGTAACTAATATTGGCACATTAGGTGTACCTACAGCAAACGATACGTATACTGAAATCACATTGCCCACATCCGCTCTCTCCTATATCAATACATCAGGCAGAACGCAGTTTCGCTTAAAAGCAAATACCACAGCGAGCTTTGCTGCCAATACGTTAACCTTTTATGGAGGAGAAGATGGCACATACAGCCCATCTCTTATTGTGACATATTGA
- a CDS encoding arylamine N-acetyltransferase — protein sequence MDNLAKDFLLYLGVKKQEPSLTFLNELVREHQLKVRWETVTKMIDWEAGKKDGEFLPPVEVYMKRMIQDGCGGTCWTVATGFHWLLRELGFTVHYLYMDPGHLCLRVDLDQPYFIDLGYCAPLFRAYPLLQSFTVSDARETFSYQVADRNIVITRTSGPTKVLNPEPINLQDLKEVIQKANEWETAFALQAVRVFGYVDGVLTGISNNTLKRYGREKEERELTEKELMYWVTEKFQMNPEVYTEAVRIYSQHKK from the coding sequence ATGGACAACTTAGCAAAGGATTTTTTGTTGTATTTAGGGGTGAAAAAACAAGAGCCGTCACTTACGTTTTTAAATGAGCTTGTTAGAGAGCATCAGTTGAAAGTCAGATGGGAAACAGTTACGAAAATGATAGATTGGGAAGCTGGCAAGAAAGATGGAGAGTTTTTGCCACCAGTTGAAGTATATATGAAGCGTATGATCCAAGATGGGTGTGGTGGTACGTGCTGGACGGTTGCAACTGGATTTCATTGGTTGCTGCGGGAGCTCGGCTTTACTGTTCATTATTTATATATGGACCCGGGGCATTTATGTTTGCGCGTTGATTTAGATCAGCCTTACTTTATTGACTTAGGTTACTGTGCGCCGTTATTCCGTGCATATCCGCTCTTGCAATCTTTTACAGTAAGTGATGCAAGAGAAACATTCTCTTATCAAGTAGCTGACAGAAATATTGTCATCACAAGAACATCAGGACCTACAAAGGTATTAAATCCAGAGCCTATCAATTTACAAGACTTAAAAGAAGTTATTCAAAAGGCAAATGAATGGGAAACAGCCTTTGCACTGCAGGCAGTGCGCGTATTTGGTTATGTTGACGGGGTATTAACCGGCATCAGTAACAATACGCTAAAGCGTTACGGTAGAGAAAAAGAAGAACGTGAATTAACGGAGAAAGAGCTCATGTATTGGGTAACAGAGAAGTTTCAGATGAATCCGGAGGTATACACAGAAGCTGTTCGCATATATAGTCAACATAAAAAGTAA
- a CDS encoding TRM11 family methyltransferase has product MFVYTYACRPEEESLCQLELRALFGKQITGTFLSERKIDPSRSPFIKERIDVLYESNDWQELKQLASEIVMGETTFKVICIRNPGEEKLPHDDRRAAEREIGACINGEANVKAPMHIFGLVRLHGKWYFGDYYKSMPVWLGHVKKPREYSTALDTRLARAVANIAAPVIEDVSMIDPCCGIGTVLVEALSMGMHITGRDINYHAASGARENIAHFGFNGEVKRGPISEVNEQYDVAILDMPYNLCTHATPDDQLDILRHARRFCKRAVVVTMDRIDEMIIEAGFGIIDRAIVKKGSFTREVLVCQSDNSA; this is encoded by the coding sequence ATGTTTGTTTACACATACGCCTGTAGACCAGAAGAAGAATCATTGTGTCAGCTAGAGCTTCGTGCTCTATTTGGTAAACAGATAACTGGTACATTTCTCAGTGAAAGAAAGATAGACCCAAGCCGCAGTCCGTTTATCAAGGAACGTATTGATGTTTTATATGAAAGTAATGACTGGCAAGAGCTTAAGCAATTGGCGAGCGAAATTGTGATGGGAGAAACAACATTTAAAGTCATTTGTATACGAAATCCTGGCGAGGAGAAACTACCGCATGATGACAGGCGTGCGGCGGAACGTGAAATTGGCGCTTGTATAAATGGAGAGGCCAATGTCAAAGCTCCAATGCATATATTCGGTTTAGTACGCCTCCACGGAAAGTGGTATTTTGGAGATTATTATAAAAGTATGCCCGTATGGCTTGGACATGTAAAAAAGCCGCGTGAATATTCTACAGCACTGGATACACGCCTTGCTAGAGCGGTTGCTAATATTGCAGCTCCGGTAATTGAAGATGTAAGCATGATTGATCCGTGCTGCGGCATTGGTACGGTTCTAGTGGAAGCACTATCTATGGGCATGCATATTACAGGACGCGACATTAACTATCACGCAGCGAGCGGCGCACGTGAAAATATTGCGCACTTTGGCTTTAATGGTGAAGTCAAGCGCGGTCCGATTTCTGAAGTAAACGAGCAATATGACGTGGCCATTTTGGATATGCCGTATAATTTATGCACGCATGCCACACCCGATGATCAGCTGGATATTTTACGTCATGCTCGGCGCTTTTGTAAGAGAGCAGTCGTTGTGACTATGGATCGAATTGATGAGATGATAATAGAAGCTGGATTTGGGATTATCGATCGTGCTATTGTGAAAAAAGGTTCATTTACCAGGGAAGTTCTGGTTTGCCAATCAGACAATTCAGCGTAA
- a CDS encoding nucleotide excision repair endonuclease → MINITVPKPDVTITKQINPEMSNIYGFTDFHLISREKGGIFMFYNKQEELLFAGKARKLRQRIKKHFEDNVSPMKPYREEVYKIRVCIIEDPTERDIYETYIVNKYRAKYNVDKVFYK, encoded by the coding sequence ATGATTAATATTACAGTTCCAAAGCCAGATGTCACAATTACAAAACAAATTAATCCCGAGATGAGTAACATTTATGGCTTTACGGATTTTCATTTGATTTCTCGTGAAAAAGGCGGTATCTTCATGTTTTATAATAAGCAGGAAGAGTTGCTGTTTGCTGGGAAAGCGCGTAAGCTTCGTCAACGAATAAAAAAACATTTTGAAGACAATGTATCACCAATGAAGCCGTATCGTGAAGAAGTATACAAAATTCGCGTATGTATTATAGAAGACCCGACAGAGCGTGATATATATGAAACGTATATTGTAAATAAATACCGTGCGAAATATAACGTGGACAAGGTATTTTATAAGTAA
- a CDS encoding DedA family protein produces the protein MDFVLELVSQYGYPAMFFTLWLGIVGMPIPDEVIVMTGGFVSSLNILHGIPAFILTYLGVVSGLSLGYVLGFRVGAPMLDKLAKKKNIGPYLARSHALIERHGSYALIFSYFLPVVRHVVPYIVGINRMKFWRYALFSYTTGFVWTFSYFIIGFYFGKHIETIGAYVYQYGIYTLTGIAGIGIFILVRKKWSASR, from the coding sequence ATGGATTTTGTACTCGAATTGGTATCACAGTATGGTTATCCTGCTATGTTTTTTACACTTTGGCTTGGTATTGTAGGTATGCCAATTCCTGATGAAGTGATTGTCATGACCGGGGGCTTTGTCTCTTCCTTAAATATTTTACACGGTATACCAGCTTTTATATTAACATATTTGGGTGTTGTCTCAGGTCTTTCTCTCGGGTATGTCCTTGGTTTTCGTGTCGGTGCGCCTATGTTAGACAAATTAGCTAAAAAGAAAAATATTGGACCTTATCTTGCCAGATCACACGCATTGATTGAGCGCCATGGCAGTTATGCGTTAATTTTCAGTTACTTCTTGCCTGTTGTCCGCCATGTTGTACCATATATTGTCGGCATTAACCGCATGAAGTTTTGGCGCTATGCACTATTCTCTTACACAACCGGATTTGTATGGACATTCTCTTATTTTATCATCGGCTTTTATTTTGGCAAACATATTGAAACGATTGGAGCTTACGTATATCAATACGGAATATATACACTTACAGGTATAGCAGGTATAGGTATTTTCATCTTAGTTCGCAAAAAATGGTCGGCTTCTCGTTAA
- the cls gene encoding cardiolipin synthase: MSQQKLIKFLVGIGYTLIITSLLNQTFGSFYTLLELLITIGIATAVTVIFIENRSPHSTISWLAIFSIFPKLALILYILFGRSKYRRNRITNYTYDAPVASYPYPFEKFGAYPGVTGTKVDVLQNGDATFTSIKEAILRAEHYIYVEYYIYRGDKIGTELRNILIQKAQQGVEVRFLYDGLGSHGLKKAFLAPMQEANIIVRAFDPILSSWLQAANYRNHRKIVIVDGYIGFTGGLNVGDEYLGRSPRMGFWRDTHLRLEGTAVHQLQHVFLRDWSYATGTALETRTFPEPVPTAGIVQIADSGPDTKDMTIRNILLALIANAKSSIWIVTPYFVPDQELFTALRLQALAGRDVRLLYPGKSDSSFSDYASQSYFAPLLQAGVSIYRFKENFVHAKAVLIDENIASIGTSNMDIRSFALNYEVNVFLYNNEAVYQLYTQFQEDFSVSHEIDRDTFLQRSISKRIRESIARLLSPLL; this comes from the coding sequence ATGAGCCAGCAGAAACTGATTAAATTTCTAGTTGGGATTGGATATACACTAATTATTACCTCCTTATTAAATCAAACATTCGGGTCTTTTTATACATTGCTGGAACTTCTCATCACAATAGGTATTGCGACTGCAGTAACTGTTATCTTTATAGAAAACCGCTCGCCACATAGTACCATTTCATGGTTAGCCATTTTTTCTATCTTTCCAAAACTTGCACTCATTTTATATATACTGTTTGGCCGCAGTAAGTACAGGCGAAACAGAATTACGAATTACACATACGATGCACCTGTTGCTTCTTATCCATATCCTTTTGAGAAATTTGGTGCTTATCCTGGTGTGACAGGCACAAAGGTAGATGTATTACAAAACGGAGATGCAACCTTTACATCCATAAAGGAAGCTATTCTACGAGCAGAACACTACATTTATGTGGAGTATTATATTTATAGAGGGGACAAAATTGGTACAGAACTTCGCAATATATTGATTCAAAAAGCACAACAAGGCGTAGAAGTACGGTTTTTATACGATGGTCTTGGCAGTCACGGCTTGAAAAAAGCTTTTCTTGCTCCTATGCAGGAAGCTAACATAATTGTACGGGCCTTTGATCCCATTTTATCTTCTTGGCTTCAAGCAGCCAACTATCGCAATCACCGAAAAATTGTCATTGTAGATGGATACATTGGTTTTACTGGAGGATTAAATGTAGGTGATGAATATTTGGGACGTTCACCGCGTATGGGGTTTTGGCGCGATACGCACTTGCGGTTGGAAGGAACGGCAGTGCATCAGTTGCAACATGTCTTTTTACGCGATTGGTCTTACGCAACTGGTACAGCGTTAGAAACCAGAACATTTCCTGAACCTGTACCAACAGCAGGCATTGTGCAGATTGCCGATAGCGGTCCAGATACAAAGGATATGACGATACGGAATATCCTGCTGGCCCTTATAGCGAATGCTAAATCATCCATTTGGATTGTAACACCTTATTTTGTTCCAGATCAGGAACTCTTCACTGCATTACGACTACAAGCCTTGGCTGGTCGTGATGTTCGGCTCTTATATCCTGGAAAAAGTGATAGCTCCTTTAGTGATTATGCATCACAATCCTATTTTGCACCGCTTCTGCAGGCAGGCGTGAGCATTTACCGCTTTAAAGAAAACTTTGTTCATGCAAAAGCCGTATTAATTGATGAAAATATTGCTTCCATCGGTACAAGCAACATGGATATCCGAAGTTTTGCACTCAACTACGAAGTAAATGTATTTCTATATAATAATGAAGCTGTATATCAGCTATATACACAATTTCAGGAAGATTTTTCTGTATCTCATGAAATTGATAGAGATACATTTTTACAACGAAGTATCAGCAAGCGTATACGAGAATCTATCGCTCGACTACTTTCGCCGCTTTTATAA